A section of the Thermotoga caldifontis AZM44c09 genome encodes:
- a CDS encoding S-layer homology domain-containing protein: MKKALVLVMALVATLILAQAFSDVPVNHWAYEAVTELAKLGIISGMPDGTFQGNNPMTRYQVAVALKRMLDYLTKQLAAGPADLQAALKRISALEDLVSTALNRTQKQGEQIAATDQTLQTVLAEISNLKSTIVEISQVRRDLPTMIAASENKMMTMYNQLSSKVAAIEKSVSDLQAQISAQIMSQLKGSIDSINAKLNEFDGKFNNLSSRVDGLSRSIDSTKADLTALSKRVDSLESNLQALSTLKKSFSDLEARVAALEAKVASDVDGLRKALDTTARQLDARLSLLEGQVASLVTDVEKLKKDVADAASAAKKVSVLEGNVGTLAGQMTSLSQRVAQNEQSIANLSKKIDSKPWMSDIEAATVEQAKKINDAYNMGLIGVIVGAAGIVVGLLGMFMGGGSQ; encoded by the coding sequence ATGAAGAAAGCGCTCGTTTTGGTCATGGCGCTGGTTGCAACCTTGATCCTGGCACAAGCATTTTCGGATGTGCCCGTGAACCACTGGGCGTACGAAGCTGTGACGGAATTGGCGAAGCTTGGGATCATCTCGGGTATGCCGGATGGAACCTTCCAAGGTAACAACCCCATGACACGCTACCAGGTGGCCGTCGCACTGAAAAGGATGCTCGATTATCTCACAAAGCAGCTTGCTGCAGGGCCAGCAGATTTGCAGGCCGCGTTGAAGAGGATCTCGGCACTGGAAGATCTCGTCAGCACCGCGCTGAACAGAACACAGAAACAAGGGGAACAGATCGCGGCAACGGATCAGACGCTTCAGACCGTTCTGGCTGAGATTTCGAACCTGAAGTCCACGATCGTTGAAATATCCCAGGTGAGAAGGGACCTACCCACGATGATCGCCGCTTCCGAAAACAAGATGATGACGATGTACAACCAGCTCTCTTCGAAAGTGGCCGCGATCGAGAAGAGCGTTTCTGACTTGCAGGCGCAGATCTCCGCGCAGATCATGTCACAGTTGAAAGGCTCCATCGATTCGATCAACGCGAAGCTGAACGAATTCGATGGAAAGTTCAACAATCTCTCCTCGAGGGTCGATGGTCTGTCAAGATCCATCGACAGTACGAAGGCTGATCTGACAGCTCTGTCCAAGAGAGTTGACAGTCTGGAATCGAACCTGCAGGCACTTTCAACTTTGAAGAAGAGCTTCAGCGATCTCGAGGCCAGAGTCGCCGCCCTCGAAGCGAAGGTCGCCTCCGACGTGGATGGGCTCAGGAAGGCTCTCGATACTACGGCTCGCCAGCTCGATGCGAGACTGTCCCTGCTCGAAGGCCAGGTTGCATCTCTTGTGACGGACGTCGAGAAGTTGAAGAAAGATGTTGCAGACGCTGCGAGTGCCGCGAAGAAAGTGAGCGTGCTCGAAGGCAACGTTGGCACTCTCGCGGGTCAGATGACGAGCCTGAGTCAGAGAGTGGCGCAGAACGAGCAGAGCATAGCCAATCTGTCCAAGAAGATCGACTCCAAACCTTGGATGAGCGACATCGAGGCAGCGACGGTC